One Pseudomonas sp. MM213 genomic window, TCTGGATCGATCGGCATCTGAAGACCGATGGAGTCTGGAACGGCAAGCGTGTGATTCTCTTCACCGAGTACCGCACCACGCTCGATTGGTTGCACCAGATTCTGGCAACTCATGATTTGGGTGGGGATCGCCTGATGATCCTTCACGGCGGCATGGATCACGACGATCGAGAACAAGTGAAGGCGGCATTCCAGGCCGCTCCAGACGTTTCTCCTGTGCGCATCTTGCTGGCCACCGATGCCGCTTCCGAAGGTATTGACCTGCAGAACCACTGCAACTACCTCATTCATCTGGAGATCCCGTACAACCCCAACGTCATGGAGCAACGTAATGGTCGTATCGACCGTCACGGCCAGCGCGAAAAAGAGGTGATGATCTGGCACCCGGTCGATGCTCGTGAGGACGAGGGGGCTGTCGGCGGCCACAAGGAAGACATCCTGCGTGCGCTGCGCAAGCTTGACTCCATGCGCGCCGACATGGGCAGTGTGAACCCAGTGATCGCACCGCAGATGTCCGGGCTTATCGAGGGATCTCTGCGCGATCTGGATACCCGCCTGGCGGACGCGAAGATCGCCCAGGCTCGTCGCTTCGTCCGTACCGAAAAAGACCTTACCAATCGGGTGGCCAAGTTGCATGAGCGCCTGGTCGAGACGCGGGAGGACTTTCATCTGTCCCCCGAGCACATCCTGAAAGCAGTCGAGACTGGCTTGGCGCTGGCCGAGAAGCCAGCTCTCAAGCCATTGATTATGGAAGGTGCCGCGCCGGGGAGCATCTTCGAACTGCCACCGTTGGGAGGTGCTTGGGAGCGTTGCCGCGAAGGGCTGGAACATCCCTTTACTGGTAGGACCCGCCCGGTGACTTTCGATCATGAAGTCGCCAAGGGACGAGATGATCTGGTGCTCATCCATCTCAACCATCGCTTGGTACAGATGTGCTTACGTTTGCTGCGCGCCGAGGTCTGGGCTCAGGAGGACAACAAGCGGTTGCACCGGGTGACGGTGCGAGTGTTGCCTGACGATCGTCTCGAGGCCCCGGCTGTCGTGGTCGTGTCACGCTTGGTGATCACTGGGGGTAACCATCATCGCCTGCATGAAGAGCTAACTGTGTCTGGCGGCTATCTGCGCGAACAAGGCTTCAAGCGCGAGGATGGCGTCACTCGTGTGCAATCCTGGCTGGACGAAGCGGAGCCGTGTCTGCTTGACGCCTCAGCGTTCGACAAACTGCACTATCGCTTCGCCGCTGCAGAAGAGGCCATCCAGCAAACACTCACGACACGATCGCGTAACCGCCTCGAGTTTTTGGGCAACACCTTGGGGACCCGCAAGAAGAAAGAAACGGAAGACATTCTTGCTGTGCTCGAAGAATTGGATAGCGCCATTCGCAAAGAGCTGGGCAAGGACGAGCTGCCTGAGCAGTTTTCTTTGTTCAGTGAAGATGAGCGCACCCAAGTCCGCCGTGATAACTCGGCATTGCAGGCACGTCTTGCGCGCATTCCAGCCGAGCGGGAGCAGGAAACTAGCGCCATCGAAACACGCTACGCAGAACCACAGGATCGCACCTTCCCGGTAGCCGTCATTTTCATCGTACCCGCATCGTTAGCCCTTGGAGGCCGCCCATGAAACCCCTCGATATCCATGATGAATGGTTGTCGCTGATCGAGGTCTCCGGTCCTTTTCTCGCCACGCCCGTACTGAAGCGCGTCTTCTCCACCGGTCTGCCGGCAGTCGTGCCGCGTATTCGCCAATATCTGCGTCAGGCCTATGACGAATGGTGCGAGGCTCGTGACAACGACGATCCTAGGTTCGCCGAATTGCACCGAGCCTGGATTCATGAGGTGCTCGCCCGCGGCTTGGAATACGATGAGTCCGATAGCGGTGAACTTCTCCTGCGTGGTGAACGCATGCCTGCGGAACTACGCGTAACTCTGCCTGAGCATGGTGTCACTTTGGTGCCTGACTATGCGCTGGTCTCGGGTGGAAAAGGTCAGCTGCTCGTCCAAATCTATCCAGCAGGAATGGATCTTCAGGCTGCCCTGAAAATCGATGGCTGGATCGCCAGCCCAGCCGAGCGCGTGGAGCGGCTCTGCCGCGCCAGCGGCTGCCGCCTCGGGCTGGTCACAGATGGAGAGCGCTGGATGCTGGTCGATGCTCCTGTCGGCGCAGTATCGACCTTCGCCAGTTGGTATGCGCGCCTCTGGGGGCAGGAGCGGCTAACGCTGCAGGCCTTCCTTACCTTGCTGGGTATCAGGCGCTTCTTCGGTCCGTACGATGAAACCTTGCCCTCAATGCTGGACGAGTCCCTCCAGCACCAGGAAGAAGTTACCGATGCCTTAGGCGAGCAGGTCCGCCGCGCGGTCGAGGTACTGATCCAGGCGCTGGACAAGGAAGACCGCGAACGCTCTCGGACATTGCTGCAAGGTGTCGAACCGGTCGAGCTCTACGAAGCGGGCCTGACCATCATGATGCGTCTGGTGTTCCTATTGTCGGCCGAGGAGCGTGGGCTCTTGCTGATGGGGGAAGAGGTTTACGAGAGCAACTACGCCGTTTCCACTCTGCGTATGCAACTGCGCCAGGAAACCGAGGAAGTGCTGGAGCGGCGCAACGATGCATGGTCCCGGTTGCTGGCTACCTTCCGCGCGGTGTATGGCGGTATAGAGCATGAAACGCTGCGCCTCCCCGCCTTGGGCGGTTCGCTATTCGATCCTGACCGTTTTCCCTTCCTCGAAGGCCGTGCCAAGGGCTCCGACTGGAGGGTCGATGCTGCCCGCCCTCTACCGATCGATAACCGTACAGTGTTGCTCCTGCTGGAGGCTATCCAGCAATACGAAGGCCGTACCCTGTCCTACCGTGCATTGGATGTGGAGCAGATCGGCTACGTCTACGAGGGTCTGCTAGAGCGCACAGTCGCTCGAACCGAGCTGGTTACGGTGGAGCTGACCGGTGGCAAGGGCGCGAAGAAGACCCTCTATGGTCTGGAGGAGCTCGAAGCTCTGCACTTGCGGAGTGACGCTGCATTAGTTGATGCGCTTTCTGGTGCCGATGCGATCAAGCGTGGCGCAGGAGCTATCCGTAAGGATCTCGAGCGTTCGGTTGATGCCGCTCAGGCCAACCGCCTGCTCACAGCCTGCGCTGGCGATGATGAGCTGCGTAATCGTGCTCTGCCGTTCCTTCAGTTGCTGCGAACCGACCCTTGGGGTTATCCGCTTATCTATCCCAAAAGTGCCTTCATCGTTACAACGGGCAGCGATCGTCGCGAGACGGGTACGCACTACACGCCGAAGTCCCTTACCGAACAGGTCGTCGAGAGCACCCTGGAACCCGTAGTTTACATCGGTCCAGCTGAAGGGCTTCCGCGAGAGCAATGGCGTCTGAGGTCAGCGGGCGAGCTATTGGACTTGAAGATCTGCGATCCGGCCATGGGGTCGGGTGCTTTCCTAGTGCAGGTCTGCCGCTGGCTCGCCGAACGCATTGTCCAAGCTTGGGCTGCGGAAGAGACCGCCAATCGGTACATAACCAGCGAAGGAGAAACTGTCGAGAATCTTGCGGGGCAGGAGGTTCTTCCGGCCAATCCCGAGGATCGTCTGGTGATCGCACGGCGTCTGGTCGCAGAGCGTTGTCTCTATGGAGTAGATCTGAATCCGCTAGCGGTAGAGCTTGCCAAACTATCCATCTGGCTGGTGACCCTTGCCAAGGGTAGACCGTTTGGCTTCCTTGATCACAACCTCAAGTGTGGCGATAGTCTGCTGGGCATTCATCGGCTCGACCAGCTGACTGAGCTGAGCATGACGCCTGGCGGGAGGGGGCAGCAGCGACTCTTCGGCAAGAGCATCGAAAAGGCGGTACGCGATGCTATTGAGTTGCGTAAGCGCCTGCGCGAGACGCCGATTCGTGACATTCATGATGTTGAGGCTATGGTGCGCCTGGATGCAGATGCGCGTCACTGTCTCGAGGTGCCTGAACGAATAGCTGATGCGTTCATCGGAGAGGTGTTCGCTGCGAGCGGCAGGGGCGGGGACTTGGCAACAGAGCTCTCAGCTCTTGTCATCCAAGCAGGGCAGGCTGCCGATGGCGATAAGAACTCGCTCTTAGACATCATCAATCGGACAAAATCTATGCTCTCGGTTGATTTGCCCGCTGGGAAGTCAGGTCG contains:
- the drmD gene encoding DISARM system SNF2-like helicase DrmD, producing MTAMAEDSSYRDIPEPGQLVEVRRRQWVVAEVDASKLGSVQQHAITLASIDEDALGEELQVIWEIEPGAHVIERAGLPAITGQDDSDTLEAFLDAVRWGAATNADRGFLQAPFRSGVSLQDFQLDPLVRAIDMARVNLLIADDVGLGKTIEAGLVIQEMLLRHRIRTVLIVCPASLQEKWRVEMMEKFGLEFRIVDGTYIKEMRRERGIHANPWTSFPRLITSMDWAKTGDGLRAFRDILPAHVSYPRKFDMLVVDEAHNVAPAASAQYAIESQRTRLIRTIAPHFQHHLFLTATPHNGYTESFTSLLELLDDQRFARNIMPEEKQLSQVMIRRLKSEITDKDGQLIYAQRKLEALSVNYTTREREIHRKLQEFCASRETADDELGGVTGASFVNQLLRKRLFSSPAAFASTLEKHVATLENGGNGKARTDLSERILLKAIQRAEEDYANDADVEVAQQEAVEEATRHSRPLNAEERFLLDELRHWAQQAMNQIDSKAKALLVWIDRHLKTDGVWNGKRVILFTEYRTTLDWLHQILATHDLGGDRLMILHGGMDHDDREQVKAAFQAAPDVSPVRILLATDAASEGIDLQNHCNYLIHLEIPYNPNVMEQRNGRIDRHGQREKEVMIWHPVDAREDEGAVGGHKEDILRALRKLDSMRADMGSVNPVIAPQMSGLIEGSLRDLDTRLADAKIAQARRFVRTEKDLTNRVAKLHERLVETREDFHLSPEHILKAVETGLALAEKPALKPLIMEGAAPGSIFELPPLGGAWERCREGLEHPFTGRTRPVTFDHEVAKGRDDLVLIHLNHRLVQMCLRLLRAEVWAQEDNKRLHRVTVRVLPDDRLEAPAVVVVSRLVITGGNHHRLHEELTVSGGYLREQGFKREDGVTRVQSWLDEAEPCLLDASAFDKLHYRFAAAEEAIQQTLTTRSRNRLEFLGNTLGTRKKKETEDILAVLEELDSAIRKELGKDELPEQFSLFSEDERTQVRRDNSALQARLARIPAEREQETSAIETRYAEPQDRTFPVAVIFIVPASLALGGRP
- a CDS encoding Eco57I restriction-modification methylase domain-containing protein yields the protein MKPLDIHDEWLSLIEVSGPFLATPVLKRVFSTGLPAVVPRIRQYLRQAYDEWCEARDNDDPRFAELHRAWIHEVLARGLEYDESDSGELLLRGERMPAELRVTLPEHGVTLVPDYALVSGGKGQLLVQIYPAGMDLQAALKIDGWIASPAERVERLCRASGCRLGLVTDGERWMLVDAPVGAVSTFASWYARLWGQERLTLQAFLTLLGIRRFFGPYDETLPSMLDESLQHQEEVTDALGEQVRRAVEVLIQALDKEDRERSRTLLQGVEPVELYEAGLTIMMRLVFLLSAEERGLLLMGEEVYESNYAVSTLRMQLRQETEEVLERRNDAWSRLLATFRAVYGGIEHETLRLPALGGSLFDPDRFPFLEGRAKGSDWRVDAARPLPIDNRTVLLLLEAIQQYEGRTLSYRALDVEQIGYVYEGLLERTVARTELVTVELTGGKGAKKTLYGLEELEALHLRSDAALVDALSGADAIKRGAGAIRKDLERSVDAAQANRLLTACAGDDELRNRALPFLQLLRTDPWGYPLIYPKSAFIVTTGSDRRETGTHYTPKSLTEQVVESTLEPVVYIGPAEGLPREQWRLRSAGELLDLKICDPAMGSGAFLVQVCRWLAERIVQAWAAEETANRYITSEGETVENLAGQEVLPANPEDRLVIARRLVAERCLYGVDLNPLAVELAKLSIWLVTLAKGRPFGFLDHNLKCGDSLLGIHRLDQLTELSMTPGGRGQQRLFGKSIEKAVRDAIELRKRLRETPIRDIHDVEAMVRLDADARHCLEVPERIADAFIGEVFAASGRGGDLATELSALVIQAGQAADGDKNSLLDIINRTKSMLSVDLPAGKSGRKPFHWPLEFPEVFESDNGGFDAILGNPPFLGGRRIRSALGLTFLDWLTRALFKGSSGNADLCAFFYLRSNALVRKDGVFGLLATNTISQGDTKASGLDVICKAATIISAVTSFEWPGKANLTAVILVIYSGAWFGRKSLNNCEVDSIDSSLGAGFDFEGDPFFLSENKSKSFQGSIVLGKGFVIPKKVAEALISKDPKNKDVLFPYLRGEDFTSSPNQLPSLWVINFFDWPLDRDSGVEGYSGPVASDYPDALEIIRTTVKPERTRVDENGEYVLRKPLPQKWWIYADKRPGLYSRIKEFRRVLFHSFTGKYVSFDFVPTGYVYAGPHNVFALEQFSEFAVLQSSIHQVWAWRVGSTMRNDLRYSNKQVFETFAWPSSFSELECVGGSFHQKRHQLMSSKKIGLTGLLNQFHDGLDDSIEMQELRKLFAGMDLAVLASYGWSDIDLQHDFHEVGYLPEQDCIRFTISESARVEILRRLSSLNRQRYEVENAQGFNVGVATKQLPRASRDQGEPTPQQGLDFGDPIVTVASKSGDGSLASVILECLRGRSIWLAKSEILAATNLLDGQWNTAINDLIVRGLVERQGERRGARYRATTSVLEN